The Brumimicrobium sp. genomic interval TGACTTATCAAATGATTCGCACACATACTCCCATTCTGGAATTCCTACTAATTTATCAAGAACCCCTAATGCTCTCATCATTCCAATATGTGTAGCTGAACCAGCAATAATTCGTTTAGAATTACTTGATATATCCTCATTTAGTCCGTCTTTCGTTATCCTATATTCTTTTAATATTTCAAGATTATCTGGGTTTTTAACTTGAATCAAAGTATAATTTTCATATTTTATGACTAAAAAACATTGTGCATATATATTCTGAAGCGTATCTCCCCTCTCATTTACATTAGAAAGAGACACGTTTTTTTGATTTCCTTGGCAAGAAATCAAGGAAATAAGAAGTATGCAAAAAACTATACAAACACAATTTCTACTACTCATCATTCGAAAGATTGAAATGACAATGATAAGAAGATTATAAAGAAATATGTATTTTTCATTAACCTAATTACTTTTTTTGCGTATAAACCTAAGTTATTATGAGAAATTTATACATTAGCAAAATAAAACTATATTACATGAAAAAGATTTTACTAAAAACTGTAGCTATATCCCTAGCTCTTTTTACTTATGCACAAACTACTTTAGCACAACAAACAATTGTTGAATTTGATGGCGCCAATAACGAATTTGTTATTACAGATTGGACAGTAACAGGACCCGGTTTTCCGCTCCCTGATAAAATTTCAATTACAGCTAACGAATCTGGAACGCTAGCCATTAACAACAATAACACCTATAAAAACATAACCGTAAAAGTGTTATTTAAAAAGCAAAATCAAGCACCAGCTAGCTCTATCATGTGTAATTATGAAATTAAAGATAATAATGGCGTTGCTAAAACGAAAACAGGTCTAATTTCGGACAATACTAGCGCAACAGAAAACGTGCTTATTTACAACTTTAATAATTCAGATGAATTTAAAATTAAAAGTTTTAGACTTTATAATCCGGATAAAGCTGCAACAATTGTTTATATCAAAATTTCAGGTACTTTAGCGACACTTGATGTAGAGGATAACTACCTTGATTTTAAAGTAATAGCACAACCGGAGTTTTTAACCATTTCTAGTGAAAAGGAGGCTACACTTTCTATTTTTACTATTACTGGTCAATCTTTAGGAAATTATATCATTCATACAGGAGATAATACCATTATGAACAATGCTAAAGGCGTTCTTTTATTAGTATTAACTGATGAGAAGAATGCAGTTATTGGTCGTAAAAAGATTATGAAATAATTCAAATCTTAAACTAGTTTAAAAGCTGTTGTTTTGAACAACAGCTTTTTTTATTGGATTTATTAGTAAACTTCTCAGTTTGTAACTTTTGATATATAATTATTCTCTCCCTTATCTTGCTTTAACCAAAATCATCTTTATCTTTGTTCTAACATTTTAGATGTGTGTATGAAAATACCCACTAGGAATCTTGTGTAAGTCAAGAACTGTATCTGCAGCTGTAAGCTCTACATGTCCTCTCTACAAAGTCACTGAGTGAACCCAAAACACTCGGGAAGGCAGAAAGGATAAGAAGCAAGTCAGAAGACTGATCTAAAATGGAGTTAAGGAGACTTCAGATAAAAGTCGAACTTAAAACACTGTTATACAGTTGTCATAGTTCCATGTAGAGTATAAAAACTCAATTTGATGTCTTCATTTGTTTAATTTTTTAAAACTTAATAAATGAAGAAGTTTTATTTTCTAGCAAGTGTGCTTCTTGCTGCATTCACAATTCAAGCACAAACCACGATTGATTTTGAAGAAATCACACTCACACCCGAAACCTATATTCCCGCCACAAGTGGAGATGGTACCTTCGTTTCCAAAGGGGCTACATTTCATAGCTACTATTTTGCTGATTGGGACTGGTGGACCAGTTGGTTCGCTCCTTCCAACATGACTGATAATACCACTGCTGGTTTTACAAACGAGGGAAGTGCATATCCTGCTAGCGGAGCAAATAGCTCAAGCAATTATGTGGTTTTCCTATCTGGAGATGCAGACAATGGTTATATTTCATTTGATGACAAAGTTGACATGACAAGTATGGCTATTACAAATACCACTTATGCTTTTCTATCTATGCGCGATGGAGATGGTTTGGCAAAAATATTTGGTGAAAATGGAGATAAAGATTTCTTCTATGTTGATATCTACGGTATAGATGGGAACGATACAATTGCAACTACTCGTTTTTACTTGGCTGATTTTACATCCGATGAAGCGACAGATCATTATATTGTAGATAGCTGGGAAAATGTTGATCTTTCAGCATTTCAGGGAATTACTCAAATATCTTTTCATTTGACAACCTCAGATATGGGAACGTATGGACCAAATACTCCTTTTTATTTTGCACTAGACGACTTAGTATATACGGAACATACACTTTCTTTAAATGAAGAACAAGCAAAATTATTTAAGATGTATCCTAATCCAGCTCAAAATACACTATATATCGAAGGAGAAGGAAGCTATGAAATTAGCAACTTAAATGGTCAATATATCTTAACCATAAACGCAAATCAAAAAACAGATATCTCTCACATTCAGCCAGGAATATACTTAGTTACAAATCAAAACCAACAAACTCAAAAATTGATTATTCACTAATCTCTCATGAGTTTTAAAGGCATACATATTTCATTGGATAAATTATTTATCATGTTTCTATATGGAGTGTGTATGCCTTTCTTTGCTTTCGGGCAATCGGATACTACTGTTTTTGAAGAAATTACCATCAAAGGTCACCACCCACGATTTGAACAACAAACCATCTTAAAACAACAAGATATACAAAAGTTAGTTCCTTCTGATTTAGGTACTGCATTACAATATATTAATGGTATAAGCATTAAAAATTATGGAGATATTGGAGGACTCAAAACGCTATCATATCGAGGTTTAGGTGGAGAACATACACAGTTAATTATAGATGGAGAACCCATTAGCGATCCTCAATCAGGACAAATCAACTATGCTACCATCCCTCCAAATAACATTGAAGAAATCAAACTATATGAACAGAATAATTCGGAACTACTTCCTGTTTCTGCTTTAGTTAAAAGCAATGTTGTACTCGTTAAAACCTTTGATCAGCAATTTGGAACACATCCTTTTGCTCTAAGAACTAATTTTCTATTAGGTAGCTTCGGGCAAAAAGAAGCAGATATACGTCTAAAAAATACAGGTAAAAACTATTTTATAAGTACTTCAGGAGCCTATAAAGCATACAAAGGAGATTATACATATCGTTTACCATTTGGCAATCAAGATACTTCCTATCGCAGGCAAAATAATGAACTCACTGATTTTCATATCAATTTAGGCGGTGGTTATAAGTGGAGAAAGCAAGAAAATAAACATGTTCTAACCACTAATTTGTCCACCCACACTATACAACAAGAACTCCCCGGAGCTGTAATTTTGTATAATAACTTAACACAAGCTACCATGAGTACACAAAGTTCTCTTGCTAGTTTACACTATAATTGGTATAGCAAGAATAGTACACTTAAAGGATTTGCACAATATGCTCATAGATATTTAAGATATTACGATCCAAATTTTCTGAATAGTGTAGGATTTCTTGAAAATAAATACACAACACAATCTGTGAGCGGTGGCTTCCATTATCAATATCATTGGAAAGATTTTTATTTCAATATAGGTGATGATTTTTCGTATGATATATTAACCAGCAATAGAGATATTGGGAGCCCAAGTAGATATACCAATACAGCTATGTTACGAGTAAAATACGAAATGAAATATTTCTTTGCCGAAGCAAATGGTTTTTTACAAAGTTTTATAGACAACAACACTCTATTTTCACATCAAAAATCCTATCATAAATTCAACCCTACAATAGCTATTTATACCTCTGAACAATTAGTAAAAAAAATCCAATTTTATGCGTGGTTTAAACCATCATCCCGAGCTCCTTCTTTCACAGATTTGTATTATTCGCAAATAGGGAATAAGGATTTAGACCCAGAGGAAGCCACACAATTCAACGCAGGAATTAATTCAGGATTTACTCAAAAAGGATTCTCCCTCACCATTCAAACAAACTTCTTTAAAAATTGGGTGCGCAATAAGATTTTAGCACTACCAACCAAAAATCTATTCATCTGGTCGATTCAAAATGTTGGAAAAGTAGATGTGATTGGAGGAGATATCAATCTGAATCTGAAATACGAATATAAAAATTGGAGAACTTCTCTACAACTAGGATTTAACTATCAACAGGTAGAAGATATCAGTGATAAAAATAGCCCTACTTATCGCCATCAAATTGCTTATACTCCTAAAATTACGGGAAATACACTTTTTAGCATCTCTTTCAAAGGAATATTTTTAAGTTATGCTGGACTATACATCGGAGAACGATATAGTTTGAATGAAAACATCCCAAGTAACCATCTTGATGCATATTTTACTTCTGATTTATCATTAGGGTACCAATTAAAACTGGCAGAAAAACATACTATTGAGCTACAAGCAGGTATCAAAAATCTGACTGATATACCATATAATTATATTCGGTATTTTGTCATGCCGGGAAGAAATTATTTTATAAAATTAAGTTATGCGTTTAATTAGAAATTATACACTCTTATTACTTGTCATTGCAGGAATGTTTTCTTGCAAAAAAAAGGACGTAATCCCAGAGCCTTTACCTGATACCTCTAAGGAAGGGATGTTGGTGCTTCACGAAGGACTTTTTAATCAAAACAATAGTTCTCTCAATTGGTTAGACCTATCAACTGGTGAAATGAGTGAAGACCTGTTCTTAAAAGTAAACAATCGTCTTTTAGGAGATGTGGCCAACAAAATGATAGCTTACGGTGGAAAAATTTATATCTCAGTTACCACTTCTAGTACAGTAGAAATTATTCATAAAAAAACCTTTAAGAGTTTGCAACAACTTGCATTTAACTATCAAAATAAATCACAACAGCCTAGAAGTTTAGTCGGGTACAAAAATTCTGTCTTTGTAACAAGTTATGACGGTTATGTGACAGAAATAGACACTACAACCTTACAAATTAAATCTCGTCTTAAAGTTGGAAAGAACCCAGAAGGAATTTGTGAATACAATGGAGATTTATATGTAGCAAATTCTGGGGGCTTGGATGCTCCTAATTACGACAATACTGTTTTAAGATTGAGCACATTTCCGCTTGCCATTCAAGATACATTCGTCGTAGGCAACAACCCTATAGATGTAGTTAGTGATAGTTTTGGAAATATCTATGTTGCTAAACGAGGAGATTATAGCAATGACCCAAGCGAACTTATTAAAATCACACCAACTGGTGATATTATTCCTTTGGGAATACCCGCTACTACACTATCTATCCAAAGTGATATACTATACATCTGCTTCTATGATTTTAATTCAGGGAATGCAAAAGTAAGCACCTATAACTGTACTACTCAATCCACTGAAAATGACAATTTCATTTCAGGTAGTAATTTCACCACTTTGTATGGAATTATTCCTTTTAAAACCAACGAAGTAATTGGTCTAGATGCCATGAACTATACCAATAGCGGTTATATACGTTTTTTTAAAAATGGTCAAATTTCAAAAAATTTCAAAGTTGGATTAAACCCAAATAGCATCATCTATTATGAATAAAATTTATATAACACTCATCACCTTATTTATATTTCAAGTAGGATATACGCAGGATTATGCACCAGCTGCTGGGCTACCTGGAAGCACGGCGATTAAATACGATTCTTCTGTTTTTGTAGCTTGGGCTACTGGGATAGATTTATCCCGAGGTTATATCAATATAGAAAATCCAAGCGCTTCCTACAATGGATTTAACTATGCTTCTTATGGAGAACCCGAAGATGCATTAGGTCCAGCATCTGGAAATTCAACAGACGGTGTTGTTTCTTTGGGAGATAGTGGAGTTGCTATACTAACCTTTAAACATCCAATTATCAATGGAGATGGATGGGATTTTGCCATTTTTGAAAATAGTGTAACAGATGATTTTTTAGAGTTAGCCTTTGTGGAAGTAAGTTCAGACGGTGTCCATTTCGTCCGTTTTCCTAATCATTCTAAAACTCAAACAACAACACCTATTGGGAGTTTTGGCTCCATTGAAGCAACAGATATACACAATCTAGCAGGTAAATATCGCGTAGGATTTGGAACTCCTTTTGACTTAGAAGATCTAAAAGATAGTGTTCTCATAGATATCCAAAATATAACGCACATAAAAATTATAGATGTGGTAGGTACATTAGGAAACAAGGGAGGAGTAGATAGTTATGGCAACAAAATAAACGATCCCTTCCCTACTGCTTTCCATTCAGGGGGTTTTGACTTGGCTGGCGTAGGTGTAATTCATCATAATCCAAATGTGACATCATTAGAAAATTTATCGTATCATTTTATAAGAATTTATCCAAATCCTACAACTTCCTATATCACTATTGAAGTACAAAATGAAATGGAAATCACTCTTAAAGACATACTTGGCGCAACAGTATTATCGCAAACAATCCATGCTGGTTCGAATAAGTTATCACTTGAATCTTTTGGTTCAGGGATTTATTTTCTTAGAACACAAGGAGAAACCATAAAGTTGATAAAAGAATAATCTAATCAACATTTCATCGTTTGAAAGTCATAAAAGAGTCAAAAATAGAATGGCTCTTTTTTTGTAAGTTTGGCGTAACTATCCGTGAAATTGCGGATTATACAATATTTAACGATAAATAATGATTATGAAATATTTTTATTGGTCTCTGATTTTATGCCTCAACCTTATCCAATTCTCATTTGCTCAAGTAGAAGACGAATCGTGCTTACCACCCAATAAAAAAACACAAAAACTATTAGATAAAGCAAAAACATCTTCTCCCCAAGAAGCTGCCGATTTATTCCGTCAGGCAACAGAATCAGAACCAGATAACGCACAGGTACACTATGAATTTGCACTTTACGCTTACAATAAAGGCTTAGAAGCATACGATAGAAATCCAAATCCTTCGGTAGGGGATGGTAATATGCGTATTGCTGAACGTGAATTTCAATTAGCCCTTGATAAATGTAAGGACTATCATTCTGACTGCTATTACTATATTGGTGTCATAAATTACAGTTTTGAGAATTCAAAAAAAGCAATAGAATATTTTAAAAAATTTCAACAATTTAAAAGTGACGATGTTAAGAAATATGCTCCTGATCACGAAAAAAGGTTACAAGATGTTGCTGAAGTATTAAAAGTTTATCAAGACGAAATGTCCTTCTACGACAACAAAGTTCCCTTCGAACCTAAAAAAGTAGAAAATGTAAGTTCTCCCGTTGATGAATACTTTCCTATGATATCTCCCGATAATGAGTTAATGTTCTTTACTCGAAGAGTAGATAGAAAGGCAAAGGGCGACATTATGTCGAGTATTAAGGAGGAGTTTACATGGGCAAAACGTAAAAACATACACAGCCCTTTTGATATAGGAACGCCACTTGACATCCCTTTCAATGATGGAACATTTGATAGCTATGGAGCAGCAACACTCTCCGTAGATAACAAGGAAATGATTATCTGTGCATGTAAAGACGAAAAAGTAAACGGGCAAACCTATCGAAATTGCGATTTATATGTTACCAAATATCGAAGAACTGGTCAAGGGGGGAATGATTATATTTGGTCTCCACTGGAGAACCTAGGAAGTGCTATTAATACTCCTGATGGTTGGGAAGGACAACCTTCACTTTCAGCAGATGGAAATATTTTATATTTCACAGCGAATCGCCCGAATACTCAAAATGACGATATTTTCTTTTCCGAGCGTCTGGATGACAACTCTTGGGGACCTGCCCAGCCTTTTTCTATTGTCAATACGCCAGGAAAAGACAAAAGTCCATTTATCCATCAAGATAGCGAAACATTTTACTTTGTTTCTAGTGTTTCCCAAGAACGTAAAGGCTTAGGTGGGACAGATATCTTTTATATGCGGAAAGATGATAAGGGAAATTGGACTAAACCAAAAAACATTGGGTACCCAATTAACACAGAAGATGATGAGATCGGATTGTTTGTATCTATTGATGGAAAAGAAGCTTATTTTTCTTCTAGACAAAGAAACAACTGGGACATCTATTCTTTTGATTTATATGAAGATGCCAGACCTCAAAAAGTGGTTATGGTTAAAGGAGAATTAAAAGTAGAAGACGAAACAGAGCTAGAGAATGTAGAGATTGAAATTACCTACGAAAATTCAAATAAAGTAGAGACAATCAAGGTAAATTCGGATGATGGAAAATATGCTGCCATCGTAAAAGCAAAAGAAAATGAAGATGTCATGTTAAACATTAAAAAAGATGGATTTGCTTTCGATTCACAAATCATTGTTAAAGAAGATTTAGCTAAAGCTGAAACCATTACTGACAAGAACATGGAAATTCGAGAAATAAAAGTAGGTGAGCCTTATACAATCAATGATATTTTGTATGCTACAGCTTCAGCAGAGCTAAATGATCGCTCCAAATTTATTTTGAAACAATTTGCACGTTTTCTTAAACAAAACACACAATATCGAATCCTTATCCAAGGACATACAGATAATGAAGGTAATCCTGACAACAACCTATCTTTATCAGATCGAAGAGCAAATGGCGTAAAAGATTATTTGATTTCACTTGGCATTGATAAAAACCGTTTAGAATCAAAAGGATACGGACAAACACAGCCCAAAGTTCCAAACACAAGTGCAGCCAATAAGGCTATCAATCGTAGAACTGATTTTGTAATCGAGGAAATGTAATATTTATAGATGCTATGGAAACAAAAAAAGGGAAGCAAGCTTCCCTTTTAATTTTTTAAGTAGAAAAATTTATTTCCCTACGATGACTTTGTTAAAGTTAACTGTTCCATTTTGAGATGTAACCACTAAAATATAAGTACCATTTTCTAAACTAGAAACATCTATTCCTTTGAAAGAATCATAAGCTGTATTTGCCATTCTTTCTCTTCCATTTAAGTCATAAAGCATCACGCTAGCACCTTGGATATCACCATCTAAGAACACTTTATCCGTAGAAGGATTTGGATAAACTTTATAAGAAGAAGTTACATCTTTATCTAAACCTACAGTTACAGAGTAGTACCCTAAAAAGAAGAAAAGTGTATTTGTAAAAGCAGGTTGAACACAGTCAGCATGAGTCATTCCTGATCCATCATCTAAATCTTCAGCTTTTACATCATCAGTATCCGCACCTAATAAATACATTTCAGCGATAGCTACCTCACTATTTTTATACGGAACCTGATCATCTCCCTTACAGTAAAAAATACGTGTAGGGCTTTCTGGCACCCAGTTATACACATCATTTTGTTCTAATAACTTATTAATAATATAATTTGGTCTATTTGCAATAGAGTCTAAAATATTATCATTCAACATGTGGTAAGCGACCGGAGAACCAAAATATTGAGTCAACGTATCAATGATACGCTCATTCAATTCGGTTAAATAAATATCACCGTCATAATACTTTTGAATATCTGTTACAAATTCTGGCTTGAATACATCTGCAATATCATCAAATGCTTCATAGTATTCATTGAATCCTAACATCGTATTAGGAATATATGCAGGATATTGATAAGCAGAATCCACTAGGATTAAGTCTCTCATTACTCCGGATAAGCTATATGGCCCTGAATTGTATGCCGCAGCAGTCACAAAACTAGCCCCATGTTTATCTTGCATTCCTTTATGGAAAGCAGCAGCAGCATATCCTCCTTGAGAATACCCTGTAATAAATAATTGGTCATTTAATGCTATATCGTTATCAGCTGCCCATGATCTCACTGCTGTCAACATATCTTCAGATGCAGATACTGTCGTATTATAGTGAACGTAGGTTTGGAACCCATTTCCATCCCCCATCCCTACATAATCAGGAAGCAATGAAACAAATCCAACAGACGCAAACACTAAACCTGCTCTACCTTCATCTCCATCAGGAGTTTCTTCGTAACGAGAAGGAACACATGTTTTACAAGCAGAAGTTCCATGTTCATACATTAAGGTTGGATATACTAATCCAGCGCTATCAGGTACCATCAATAAACCAGATAACACATCTGGATTTCCTTTGGCATCTACTGAATTATAAGTTACTTTATAATAGTTAACATTAAATTGAGCAATTGGAATACCGATAATAGTATTAATATCATCAATAGTTGCACGCCCTCTAAAGGATACAGAAACAATTGTTTGGCTATAAGCAATTGAAATACACATTGTTAAAGCAACGATTGGAAGTAAAAGTTTTTTCATAAAAATAGATTTGTTAATAATAGTGTTTAAATTTAACGCTTTTTAAATGAACATTACAACTAATTCCATTTATTTTTTTAATATTCGAATATCTGAACCTGTTGGATCTTGATGAATTTCTAATTCAAAAAAATCTATAATAGCAAAAACATGATCAAAGATATCTGCCATAATTATTTCATATCCTTCCATGTTTTGCAAATCTGAAAAACAATAAATTTCTAAAGGTAAACCTTTGGTAGTAGGAGGTAACTGGCGTACTACTCGCGCCATATCTTCGCGTACACCTTGGTTATTTTTGATATAATATTCAATATACCTTCTAAATAAACCAACATTTGTAGGGCGACGTGCATTAATCTGGTACTCATCTATTAAACCATATT includes:
- a CDS encoding DUF4465 domain-containing protein yields the protein MKKFYFLASVLLAAFTIQAQTTIDFEEITLTPETYIPATSGDGTFVSKGATFHSYYFADWDWWTSWFAPSNMTDNTTAGFTNEGSAYPASGANSSSNYVVFLSGDADNGYISFDDKVDMTSMAITNTTYAFLSMRDGDGLAKIFGENGDKDFFYVDIYGIDGNDTIATTRFYLADFTSDEATDHYIVDSWENVDLSAFQGITQISFHLTTSDMGTYGPNTPFYFALDDLVYTEHTLSLNEEQAKLFKMYPNPAQNTLYIEGEGSYEISNLNGQYILTINANQKTDISHIQPGIYLVTNQNQQTQKLIIH
- a CDS encoding TonB-dependent receptor; this translates as MSFKGIHISLDKLFIMFLYGVCMPFFAFGQSDTTVFEEITIKGHHPRFEQQTILKQQDIQKLVPSDLGTALQYINGISIKNYGDIGGLKTLSYRGLGGEHTQLIIDGEPISDPQSGQINYATIPPNNIEEIKLYEQNNSELLPVSALVKSNVVLVKTFDQQFGTHPFALRTNFLLGSFGQKEADIRLKNTGKNYFISTSGAYKAYKGDYTYRLPFGNQDTSYRRQNNELTDFHINLGGGYKWRKQENKHVLTTNLSTHTIQQELPGAVILYNNLTQATMSTQSSLASLHYNWYSKNSTLKGFAQYAHRYLRYYDPNFLNSVGFLENKYTTQSVSGGFHYQYHWKDFYFNIGDDFSYDILTSNRDIGSPSRYTNTAMLRVKYEMKYFFAEANGFLQSFIDNNTLFSHQKSYHKFNPTIAIYTSEQLVKKIQFYAWFKPSSRAPSFTDLYYSQIGNKDLDPEEATQFNAGINSGFTQKGFSLTIQTNFFKNWVRNKILALPTKNLFIWSIQNVGKVDVIGGDINLNLKYEYKNWRTSLQLGFNYQQVEDISDKNSPTYRHQIAYTPKITGNTLFSISFKGIFLSYAGLYIGERYSLNENIPSNHLDAYFTSDLSLGYQLKLAEKHTIELQAGIKNLTDIPYNYIRYFVMPGRNYFIKLSYAFN
- a CDS encoding T9SS type A sorting domain-containing protein; amino-acid sequence: MNKIYITLITLFIFQVGYTQDYAPAAGLPGSTAIKYDSSVFVAWATGIDLSRGYINIENPSASYNGFNYASYGEPEDALGPASGNSTDGVVSLGDSGVAILTFKHPIINGDGWDFAIFENSVTDDFLELAFVEVSSDGVHFVRFPNHSKTQTTTPIGSFGSIEATDIHNLAGKYRVGFGTPFDLEDLKDSVLIDIQNITHIKIIDVVGTLGNKGGVDSYGNKINDPFPTAFHSGGFDLAGVGVIHHNPNVTSLENLSYHFIRIYPNPTTSYITIEVQNEMEITLKDILGATVLSQTIHAGSNKLSLESFGSGIYFLRTQGETIKLIKE
- a CDS encoding OmpA family protein translates to MKYFYWSLILCLNLIQFSFAQVEDESCLPPNKKTQKLLDKAKTSSPQEAADLFRQATESEPDNAQVHYEFALYAYNKGLEAYDRNPNPSVGDGNMRIAEREFQLALDKCKDYHSDCYYYIGVINYSFENSKKAIEYFKKFQQFKSDDVKKYAPDHEKRLQDVAEVLKVYQDEMSFYDNKVPFEPKKVENVSSPVDEYFPMISPDNELMFFTRRVDRKAKGDIMSSIKEEFTWAKRKNIHSPFDIGTPLDIPFNDGTFDSYGAATLSVDNKEMIICACKDEKVNGQTYRNCDLYVTKYRRTGQGGNDYIWSPLENLGSAINTPDGWEGQPSLSADGNILYFTANRPNTQNDDIFFSERLDDNSWGPAQPFSIVNTPGKDKSPFIHQDSETFYFVSSVSQERKGLGGTDIFYMRKDDKGNWTKPKNIGYPINTEDDEIGLFVSIDGKEAYFSSRQRNNWDIYSFDLYEDARPQKVVMVKGELKVEDETELENVEIEITYENSNKVETIKVNSDDGKYAAIVKAKENEDVMLNIKKDGFAFDSQIIVKEDLAKAETITDKNMEIREIKVGEPYTINDILYATASAELNDRSKFILKQFARFLKQNTQYRILIQGHTDNEGNPDNNLSLSDRRANGVKDYLISLGIDKNRLESKGYGQTQPKVPNTSAANKAINRRTDFVIEEM
- a CDS encoding T9SS type A sorting domain-containing protein; the protein is MKKLLLPIVALTMCISIAYSQTIVSVSFRGRATIDDINTIIGIPIAQFNVNYYKVTYNSVDAKGNPDVLSGLLMVPDSAGLVYPTLMYEHGTSACKTCVPSRYEETPDGDEGRAGLVFASVGFVSLLPDYVGMGDGNGFQTYVHYNTTVSASEDMLTAVRSWAADNDIALNDQLFITGYSQGGYAAAAFHKGMQDKHGASFVTAAAYNSGPYSLSGVMRDLILVDSAYQYPAYIPNTMLGFNEYYEAFDDIADVFKPEFVTDIQKYYDGDIYLTELNERIIDTLTQYFGSPVAYHMLNDNILDSIANRPNYIINKLLEQNDVYNWVPESPTRIFYCKGDDQVPYKNSEVAIAEMYLLGADTDDVKAEDLDDGSGMTHADCVQPAFTNTLFFFLGYYSVTVGLDKDVTSSYKVYPNPSTDKVFLDGDIQGASVMLYDLNGRERMANTAYDSFKGIDVSSLENGTYILVVTSQNGTVNFNKVIVGK